In Amycolatopsis jiangsuensis, the following proteins share a genomic window:
- the xerD gene encoding site-specific tyrosine recombinase XerD, with protein MIAAYLDHLVVERGTARNTLDSYARDLRRYAAHLTAEGVERLPEVVPGHVTSFGAALREGDDEHRPLAASSAARALVAVRGLHKFAHADGITEHDPARDVRPPAAAKRLPKALPVADVLKLLDTPPPDGERPLRDRALLELLYSTGARISEAVGLDVDDVDDDERTVLLDGKGGKQRLVPIGRPALEALHSYLVRARPGLAVRGRGTSALFLNARGSRLSRQSAWQVLKDTAERAGITAAVSPHTLRHSFATHLLEGGADVRVVQELLGHASVTTTQVYTLVTVTTLREVYATAHPRALG; from the coding sequence GTGATCGCCGCGTACCTCGACCACCTGGTGGTCGAGCGGGGCACGGCTCGCAACACGCTCGACAGCTACGCGCGCGATCTCCGCCGTTACGCCGCCCATCTGACCGCGGAAGGCGTCGAGCGCCTGCCCGAGGTGGTGCCCGGCCACGTCACGTCCTTCGGCGCCGCGCTGCGCGAGGGCGACGACGAACACCGTCCGCTGGCTGCTTCTTCGGCCGCGCGGGCCCTCGTCGCGGTGCGCGGCCTGCACAAATTCGCGCACGCGGACGGCATCACCGAACACGATCCGGCCCGCGACGTGCGCCCGCCCGCGGCGGCGAAACGGCTGCCCAAAGCCCTGCCGGTGGCCGACGTGCTCAAGCTGCTCGACACTCCGCCGCCGGACGGCGAACGTCCGCTGCGCGATCGTGCGTTGCTGGAACTGCTCTACTCCACCGGAGCGCGCATTTCCGAGGCGGTCGGGCTCGACGTGGACGACGTCGACGACGACGAGCGGACCGTGCTGCTGGACGGCAAAGGCGGCAAGCAGCGGTTGGTACCGATCGGCCGCCCCGCGCTGGAAGCGCTGCACTCCTACCTCGTCCGCGCTCGTCCCGGGCTCGCCGTGCGCGGACGAGGTACCTCCGCGCTGTTCCTGAACGCGCGCGGCAGCAGACTTTCCCGTCAAAGCGCGTGGCAGGTGCTGAAGGACACCGCCGAGCGCGCCGGGATCACGGCTGCCGTCTCACCGCACACGCTGCGCCACTCGTTCGCCACGCATCTGCTGGAAGGCGGGGCGGACGTCCGGGTGGTGCAGGAGCTGCTCGGCCACGCGTCGGTGACCACCACGCAGGTGTACACGCTCGTCACCGTCACAACTCTGCGCGAGGTGTACGCGACGGCCCATCCGCGCGCACTCGGCTGA
- a CDS encoding ParA family protein, with amino-acid sequence MSTPTPTPNQPERPAASAGSAAANLGRAEIATPAEHEGDEPDRAPKSRAERARARAKERAESGIGPTGRPWREVPEPPPLERHGPARVLAMCNQKGGVGKTTSTINLGAALAECGRRVLLVDFDPQGALSVGLGIQPHELDQTVYNVIMERSVQIEDVLRKTRVDGVDLLPSNIDLSAAEVQLVAEVGREHTLLRVLRPVMNDYDYVLVDCQPSLGLLTVNALTAADGVIIPLECEFFSLRGVALLIDTIEKVQERLNPKLDIVGILATMYDPRTLHSKEVMARVVEAFGDTVFDTVINRTVRFPETTVAGEPITTWAPKSAGAAAYRQLAREVIAR; translated from the coding sequence ATGTCGACACCGACACCGACACCGAACCAGCCGGAGCGCCCGGCCGCGTCCGCCGGGTCGGCCGCGGCGAACCTGGGCCGCGCGGAGATCGCCACGCCCGCCGAGCACGAGGGCGACGAGCCGGACCGCGCACCGAAGTCCCGGGCGGAACGCGCCCGCGCCCGGGCGAAGGAACGCGCGGAGAGCGGGATCGGGCCGACCGGACGGCCGTGGCGGGAGGTCCCCGAGCCGCCGCCGCTCGAGCGGCACGGGCCGGCGCGGGTGCTCGCCATGTGCAACCAGAAGGGCGGCGTCGGCAAGACCACCTCGACCATCAACCTCGGCGCGGCGCTCGCCGAGTGCGGCCGCCGGGTGCTGCTCGTGGACTTCGACCCGCAGGGCGCGCTGTCGGTCGGACTCGGCATCCAGCCGCACGAACTGGACCAGACGGTCTACAACGTGATCATGGAGCGCTCGGTGCAGATCGAGGACGTGCTCCGGAAAACCCGCGTCGACGGCGTTGACCTGCTGCCGAGCAACATCGACCTGTCCGCGGCGGAGGTCCAGCTCGTCGCCGAGGTAGGGCGCGAGCACACGTTGTTACGGGTCCTTCGTCCGGTGATGAACGACTACGACTATGTTCTTGTCGACTGCCAGCCCTCGCTCGGCCTGCTGACGGTGAACGCGCTGACCGCCGCGGACGGCGTGATCATCCCGCTGGAGTGCGAGTTCTTCAGTCTGCGAGGCGTCGCGCTCCTGATCGACACGATCGAGAAGGTGCAGGAACGGCTCAACCCCAAACTGGACATAGTGGGGATTCTCGCCACGATGTACGACCCGAGAACCCTGCACTCGAAGGAGGTCATGGCTCGCGTGGTGGAGGCATTCGGCGACACCGTGTTCGACACGGTGATCAACCGCACCGTGCGGTTCCCCGAGACGACAGTCGCGGGCGAGCCGATCACGACCTGGGCCCCCAAGTCCGCCGGCGCGGCGGCGTACCGCCAGCTGGCCCGCGAGGTGATCGCTCGGTGA
- a CDS encoding cobyrinic acid a,c-diamide synthase: MSRRASLPGAAELFRLTSSAAGPALERPPAPVAPAPAEPPAKKPRDGDQLTRGATRSGSGRTKHDAKITVYVSGEELLAMEQARLNLRAKHDLVVDRGRLVREAVAVLLADLDQRGEESVLVQRLRAVDEDGGAEG, from the coding sequence GTGAGCAGGCGCGCTTCCCTGCCCGGAGCCGCAGAGCTGTTCCGCCTCACCTCCAGCGCCGCCGGCCCCGCACTCGAACGGCCCCCGGCCCCCGTCGCACCGGCGCCGGCCGAGCCGCCGGCGAAGAAACCGCGGGACGGCGACCAGCTCACGCGAGGCGCCACCCGCAGCGGTTCGGGCCGCACCAAGCACGACGCGAAGATCACCGTCTACGTTTCGGGTGAGGAACTGCTCGCGATGGAGCAGGCCCGGCTGAACCTGCGGGCCAAGCACGACCTGGTGGTCGATCGCGGCAGGCTGGTCCGCGAGGCGGTCGCCGTGCTGCTGGCCGACCTCGACCAGCGCGGCGAGGAATCGGTGCTGGTGCAACGATTGCGTGCGGTCGACGAGGACGGCGGAGCCGAAGGCTGA